A single Symbiobacterium thermophilum IAM 14863 DNA region contains:
- a CDS encoding DMT family transporter has translation MQIRTWQADLVLLGITAIWGATFPMVKNATSLEAGGVPTYWFLAVRFLMAALLLAAVFHRRLRRLPAATWRAGVLLGIFLFAGYAFQTFGLAYTTSAKAAFITGLSVVIVPVLSLVWLRTAPSPAAWLGVLTALAGLAMLSLDGSLAPSRGDLLVLMGAFGFGLHVAGVSRFGAAHDRYALAVIQLGTAGVLSALLHLADRGTVLPGVAGVLWWGGPAHVGTAVIVCGLLATAAAYLLQNLLQPYTTATHTALIFAAEPVWGAVFAYLLAGEVLTPRGYAGAALIIAGMLMAELPAGRDRRAAAS, from the coding sequence TTGCAGATCCGCACCTGGCAGGCAGATCTCGTTCTCCTGGGCATCACGGCGATCTGGGGCGCGACGTTCCCCATGGTGAAGAACGCCACCAGCCTCGAGGCTGGCGGCGTGCCCACCTACTGGTTTCTTGCGGTCCGGTTCCTCATGGCGGCCCTGCTGCTGGCCGCCGTCTTCCACAGGCGGCTGAGGAGGCTACCGGCGGCCACCTGGCGCGCCGGGGTTCTCCTGGGGATCTTCCTGTTTGCCGGCTACGCGTTCCAGACCTTTGGCCTGGCCTACACGACCAGCGCGAAGGCCGCCTTCATCACCGGGCTTTCGGTGGTGATCGTGCCGGTGCTGTCGCTGGTCTGGCTGCGGACGGCGCCGTCGCCTGCGGCCTGGCTGGGCGTGCTCACGGCCCTCGCGGGCCTGGCCATGCTCTCGTTGGACGGCAGCCTGGCCCCCTCGCGGGGCGATCTGCTCGTGCTGATGGGCGCATTCGGCTTCGGTCTGCACGTGGCCGGGGTCAGCCGTTTCGGCGCGGCACACGACCGGTACGCCCTGGCCGTCATCCAGTTGGGCACCGCCGGCGTGCTCTCCGCCTTGCTGCACCTGGCCGACCGGGGCACCGTCCTGCCGGGAGTGGCAGGCGTCCTCTGGTGGGGCGGGCCCGCCCACGTAGGGACCGCCGTCATCGTCTGCGGTCTGCTGGCCACCGCCGCCGCCTACCTGCTCCAGAACCTGCTGCAGCCCTACACGACCGCGACGCACACGGCCCTGATCTTCGCCGCCGAGCCGGTCTGGGGCGCGGTCTTCGCCTACCTGCTGGCCGGCGAGGTCCTCACGCCCCGGGGATACGCCGGTGCAGCGCTCATCATCGCCGGCATGCTGATGGCCGAACTGCCCGCCGGCCGGGACCGGCGGGCAGCCGCAAGCTAG
- a CDS encoding methyl-accepting chemotaxis protein: MRWSHLINPLQWNFGIRTVATLFTWALLPVFLTTFVAFRRLGAAAQTLGLSAQQLQALESHLLQAVLWVEVPIVIVVIGASILFAYVVVKPLARLKEAMQRVAQGDLSQTSVVVTSRDEVGQATRSYNMMASQLAAMVRTLAQTASNLERAAAEVDRSAREADEVTGASSREIANMETMAARQAEYAADGARAIREVEEAASQVAAAAQSQAEEVERAAATVRQMAEAIEQVAESAGVVAEAATRTREAAEQGGEAVRQSAEGMNRVRDRVLDASNQVRQLSESLQQVDEILQLITEIAGQTDLLALNAAIEAARVGEHGKGFAVVAGEVRRLAERVRTAAGEIAGRIEGLRSSAAVVVQTMEAGTAEVEHGVQLSAEAGASLERILAAVADTQKEAQSISAAAQEMAAASQDVVNATVQLSAIAEENAATAEEMLASAKAVTTLIGQVEEQSQAGRHAMAAMSASATQVQAAMQRLVELAGKASDMANALRQQAAQFRF; the protein is encoded by the coding sequence ATGCGCTGGTCTCATCTGATCAATCCACTCCAGTGGAACTTCGGTATTCGTACGGTGGCCACGCTGTTCACCTGGGCGCTCCTGCCGGTCTTCCTCACGACCTTTGTGGCTTTCAGGCGGCTGGGCGCGGCGGCGCAGACGCTCGGACTAAGCGCGCAGCAGCTGCAGGCCCTGGAGTCCCATCTGCTGCAGGCCGTCCTGTGGGTCGAGGTTCCGATCGTCATCGTCGTGATCGGGGCGTCCATCCTGTTCGCCTACGTGGTGGTCAAGCCGCTGGCCCGCCTGAAGGAGGCCATGCAGCGCGTCGCCCAGGGCGACCTGTCGCAGACGTCGGTGGTGGTGACGAGCCGGGACGAGGTGGGACAGGCCACCCGTTCGTACAACATGATGGCGTCGCAGCTGGCGGCGATGGTCCGTACGCTCGCCCAGACAGCGTCAAACCTCGAGAGGGCGGCCGCCGAGGTGGACCGCAGCGCCCGGGAGGCCGATGAGGTGACGGGCGCCTCCAGCCGGGAGATCGCCAACATGGAGACGATGGCCGCCAGGCAGGCGGAGTACGCCGCGGACGGCGCGCGGGCCATCCGCGAGGTGGAGGAGGCGGCTTCGCAGGTCGCCGCGGCCGCGCAGTCGCAGGCTGAAGAGGTGGAGCGGGCTGCGGCCACCGTGCGGCAGATGGCCGAGGCGATCGAACAGGTGGCGGAGAGCGCCGGCGTCGTGGCGGAGGCCGCGACGCGCACCCGCGAGGCCGCCGAGCAGGGCGGCGAGGCGGTGCGGCAGTCCGCCGAGGGCATGAACCGGGTGCGCGACCGCGTGCTGGACGCGTCGAACCAGGTGCGCCAGCTGAGCGAGTCGCTGCAGCAGGTGGATGAGATCCTGCAGCTGATTACGGAGATCGCCGGCCAGACGGACCTGCTGGCTCTGAACGCGGCCATCGAGGCCGCCCGCGTGGGCGAGCACGGCAAGGGCTTCGCGGTGGTCGCGGGCGAGGTGCGCCGCCTGGCGGAGCGGGTCCGCACGGCGGCCGGCGAGATCGCCGGGCGGATCGAGGGGCTGCGGAGCAGCGCGGCTGTGGTGGTGCAGACCATGGAGGCCGGCACCGCGGAGGTGGAGCACGGGGTGCAGCTCTCCGCAGAGGCCGGCGCGTCGCTGGAGCGGATTCTGGCAGCCGTGGCCGACACCCAGAAGGAGGCGCAGTCCATCTCCGCCGCTGCCCAGGAGATGGCCGCCGCCAGCCAGGACGTGGTGAACGCCACGGTGCAGCTCTCCGCCATCGCCGAGGAGAACGCGGCCACGGCGGAGGAGATGCTGGCCAGCGCCAAGGCGGTCACCACCCTCATCGGCCAGGTGGAGGAGCAGTCGCAGGCCGGCCGGCATGCCATGGCGGCGATGAGCGCGTCCGCCACGCAGGTCCAGGCGGCCATGCAGCGGCTGGTGGAGCTGGCCGGGAAGGCTTCCGACATGGCCAACGCTCTGCGCCAGCAAGCCGCCCAGTTCCGTTTCTAG
- a CDS encoding valine--tRNA ligase produces the protein MSAEQKQGGTELAPRYDAKLVEDEYYQYWMDGGFYRAPIVEGKQPYTIVIPPPNVTGTLHLGHALNNTMIDILIRWKRMQGHPTLYLPGTDHAGLATQIRVEEDLRKSGGPTRHELGREAFVAKVWDWKERYHATITSQLRKLGVSVDWSREAFTMDERLSRAVRAFFVQLYKKGLIYQGTRITHWCPKDQTALSDIEVEYEERQGHMWHFRYPLADGSGSIVIATTRPETMLGDTAVAVNPEDERYKHLVGKMLRHPATGREIPIIADEYVDPAFGTGCVKITPFHDPNDFEIGLRHGLEMPQVIGPKGEMTEAAGKYAGLDRYECRRRIVADAEAEGWLVKVEEHQHAVGCCARCGTVIEPLISRQWYVKMKPLAEPAIRAVESGQIKIVPERFTKVYLHWMENIQDWCISRQIWWGHRIPVWYCDDCGHLTVSETDPTRCEKCGSANIRQDEDALDTWFSSALWPFSTLGWPDDTADLRYFFPTDVLVTGYDILFFWVARMIFSSLELTGKIPFHTVVLHGLVRDAQGRKMSKSLGNGVDPIDVIDQYGTDALRFMLVTGSSPGNDIRFHTERVENARNFANKLWNASRFVLMNLADWQPAAEGAALQYDVADRWIRHRFNEAARAVNELLGEYQYGEAARTIYDFIWSEFCDWYIELVKPRLYNPADPTRAAAQETLARVLEGTLRLLHPFMPYITEAIWQKLPLRSPQVETAPEIARAAGRDALPPSISVTAYPTPVEGWADAEANERMALIIDTIRALRSIRAEFRLGEHTRIDAVVMATSDQALAILNEGRAFIENLGKTGQLTIQPVAEAKPKNAAAAVVTGAEIYVPLGGLIDLPKEIERLTKELTTTGDELAKLEKKLSNEGFLTKAKPEVVEKTREEAAALAEKRQALENRLAMLRSMQG, from the coding sequence ATGTCGGCAGAACAGAAGCAGGGCGGGACGGAACTCGCGCCGCGCTACGACGCCAAGCTGGTGGAGGACGAGTACTACCAGTACTGGATGGACGGCGGGTTTTACCGCGCGCCCATTGTGGAGGGAAAGCAGCCCTACACCATCGTGATCCCGCCGCCCAACGTGACGGGCACGCTGCACCTGGGACACGCCCTGAACAATACCATGATCGACATCCTCATCCGCTGGAAGCGGATGCAGGGCCATCCCACGCTCTACCTGCCGGGCACCGACCACGCGGGCCTGGCGACCCAGATCCGCGTTGAGGAGGACCTGCGCAAGTCCGGCGGCCCGACGCGGCACGAGCTGGGCCGCGAGGCCTTCGTGGCCAAGGTGTGGGACTGGAAGGAGCGGTACCACGCGACCATCACCAGCCAGCTGCGCAAGCTGGGCGTGTCGGTCGACTGGAGCCGGGAGGCCTTTACCATGGACGAGCGGCTCTCCCGGGCGGTGCGCGCCTTCTTCGTCCAGCTCTACAAGAAGGGGCTCATCTACCAGGGCACCCGCATCACCCACTGGTGCCCCAAGGACCAGACGGCGCTCTCCGACATCGAGGTGGAGTACGAGGAGCGGCAGGGCCACATGTGGCACTTCCGCTACCCGCTGGCGGACGGCTCCGGCAGCATCGTCATCGCCACCACCCGGCCCGAGACGATGCTGGGCGACACGGCGGTGGCGGTCAACCCTGAGGACGAGCGCTACAAGCACCTGGTGGGCAAGATGCTGCGCCATCCCGCCACCGGCCGGGAGATCCCGATCATCGCCGACGAGTACGTGGACCCGGCGTTCGGCACCGGCTGCGTGAAGATCACGCCCTTCCACGACCCCAACGACTTCGAGATCGGCCTGCGACATGGCCTGGAGATGCCCCAGGTGATCGGCCCCAAGGGGGAGATGACCGAGGCGGCGGGCAAGTACGCCGGCCTGGACCGGTATGAGTGCCGCAGGCGCATCGTGGCCGACGCCGAGGCCGAGGGCTGGCTGGTCAAGGTGGAGGAGCACCAGCACGCGGTGGGCTGCTGCGCCCGCTGCGGCACCGTGATCGAGCCCTTGATCTCGCGGCAGTGGTACGTGAAGATGAAGCCGCTGGCCGAGCCGGCCATCCGGGCGGTGGAGAGCGGCCAGATCAAGATCGTGCCCGAGCGGTTCACCAAGGTTTACCTGCACTGGATGGAGAACATCCAGGACTGGTGCATCTCCCGGCAGATCTGGTGGGGCCACCGCATCCCGGTGTGGTACTGCGACGACTGCGGCCACCTCACCGTCAGCGAGACCGACCCCACCCGGTGTGAGAAGTGCGGGTCCGCCAACATCCGGCAGGACGAGGACGCGCTGGACACCTGGTTCTCCTCGGCCCTGTGGCCCTTCTCCACCCTGGGCTGGCCCGACGACACGGCGGATCTGCGCTACTTCTTCCCCACCGATGTGCTGGTCACCGGGTATGACATCCTGTTCTTCTGGGTGGCCCGCATGATCTTCAGCAGCCTGGAACTCACCGGCAAGATCCCGTTCCACACCGTGGTGCTGCACGGCCTGGTGCGCGACGCCCAGGGGCGGAAGATGTCCAAGTCGCTGGGCAACGGCGTCGACCCCATCGACGTGATCGACCAGTACGGCACCGACGCCCTGCGGTTCATGCTGGTCACCGGTTCCAGCCCGGGCAACGACATCCGCTTCCACACCGAGCGGGTGGAGAATGCCCGCAACTTCGCCAACAAGCTCTGGAACGCCAGCCGCTTCGTGCTCATGAACCTCGCCGACTGGCAGCCTGCGGCGGAGGGGGCGGCGCTGCAGTACGACGTCGCCGACCGCTGGATCCGCCACCGGTTCAACGAGGCCGCCCGGGCGGTGAACGAACTGCTCGGCGAGTACCAGTACGGCGAGGCGGCCCGCACCATCTACGACTTTATCTGGAGCGAGTTCTGCGACTGGTATATCGAGCTGGTGAAGCCCCGCCTGTACAACCCGGCGGATCCCACCCGTGCGGCCGCCCAGGAGACCCTGGCCCGGGTCCTGGAAGGGACGCTCCGGCTGCTGCACCCGTTCATGCCCTACATCACCGAGGCGATCTGGCAGAAGCTGCCCCTGCGGTCGCCGCAGGTGGAGACCGCCCCGGAGATCGCCCGGGCCGCGGGCAGGGACGCGCTGCCTCCGTCCATCTCCGTGACGGCGTATCCGACGCCGGTGGAAGGCTGGGCCGACGCCGAGGCCAACGAGCGGATGGCGCTGATCATCGACACGATTCGCGCCCTGCGCTCCATCCGGGCCGAGTTCCGCCTGGGCGAGCACACGCGGATCGACGCGGTGGTCATGGCCACCTCCGACCAGGCGCTCGCCATCCTGAACGAGGGGCGCGCCTTCATCGAGAACCTGGGCAAGACGGGGCAGCTGACCATCCAGCCGGTGGCCGAGGCGAAGCCGAAGAACGCCGCGGCGGCCGTGGTGACCGGAGCCGAGATCTACGTGCCGCTGGGCGGGCTGATCGACCTGCCCAAGGAGATCGAGCGGCTCACCAAGGAGCTCACGACCACCGGGGACGAGCTCGCCAAGCTGGAGAAGAAGCTGAGCAACGAGGGCTTCCTGACCAAGGCGAAGCCTGAGGTCGTGGAGAAGACCCGCGAAGAGGCCGCCGCCCTGGCGGAGAAGCGGCAGGCGCTGGAGAACCGGCTGGCGATGCTCAGGAGCATGCAGGGATGA
- a CDS encoding GNAT family N-acetyltransferase, with the protein MATTDDVLPGLPRVGLRPVEQADLALLSRWDEDPVIGALMGRRFVGQSPAQWLEDVRHSRTSRVWMIEWEGRTVGEVELAQVNRRAGTAEVRVCVGEKALWGRGIGTAAMSALLNEAFVVMGLETVYLRVFTTNLRAIGLYERLGFRREGLLAPSSRRADPAPVLLMNLSRSRWLARKRREPALC; encoded by the coding sequence ATGGCAACCACGGACGACGTCTTGCCGGGTCTGCCCCGGGTGGGGCTGAGGCCGGTGGAGCAGGCCGATCTCGCGCTGCTCTCCCGTTGGGACGAGGACCCGGTCATCGGCGCGCTGATGGGGAGGCGTTTCGTCGGTCAGAGCCCGGCCCAGTGGCTGGAGGACGTGCGGCACAGCAGGACCAGCCGGGTGTGGATGATCGAATGGGAAGGCCGGACGGTGGGCGAGGTGGAACTGGCGCAGGTGAACCGGCGCGCCGGCACGGCGGAGGTCCGGGTCTGCGTGGGGGAGAAGGCCCTCTGGGGGAGGGGCATCGGGACCGCCGCCATGTCAGCCCTGCTGAATGAAGCCTTCGTCGTCATGGGGCTGGAGACTGTCTACCTCCGGGTCTTCACCACCAACCTGCGGGCCATCGGCCTGTACGAACGGCTCGGGTTCCGACGCGAGGGGCTCCTGGCGCCGAGCAGCCGCCGCGCGGACCCGGCGCCGGTGCTGCTGATGAACCTGTCACGGAGCCGCTGGCTGGCCCGGAAGCGCCGGGAACCGGCCCTCTGTTGA
- a CDS encoding GTP-binding protein, whose amino-acid sequence MGVHAEFVLSAVAQGQFPQDGLPEVALVGRSNVGKSSLINALVRNRKLARTSNTPGRTQALNFYRVWPQGKPRPEGEPQPDKDAGRTALSGPVLQAARESGAFYLVDMPGYGFARVSEAQRREWARLIEGYLLTRGALRGVLQIVDLRHPPTRDDVTMREWIRHHRLPSLCVATKADKIGRTAWPRHRQVIARELGLDGDGEPLVLFSAETGLGRDDVWRWIREHVQDWTFDM is encoded by the coding sequence ATGGGCGTACACGCCGAGTTCGTGCTGAGCGCCGTCGCACAAGGCCAGTTCCCGCAGGACGGGCTGCCGGAGGTGGCCCTGGTCGGCAGGTCCAATGTGGGGAAGTCGTCGTTGATCAACGCCCTGGTGCGGAACCGCAAGCTGGCCAGGACTTCCAATACCCCCGGCCGCACGCAGGCGCTCAACTTCTATCGCGTCTGGCCGCAGGGCAAGCCCCGGCCGGAGGGCGAGCCACAGCCGGACAAGGACGCCGGCAGGACGGCGTTGTCGGGCCCGGTGCTGCAGGCGGCCCGGGAGAGCGGCGCCTTCTACTTGGTGGACATGCCCGGGTACGGCTTCGCGCGGGTCTCCGAGGCGCAGCGGCGGGAGTGGGCCCGGTTGATCGAGGGGTACCTGCTGACGCGCGGGGCCCTGCGCGGGGTTCTGCAGATCGTCGACCTGCGGCACCCGCCGACCCGGGACGATGTCACCATGCGGGAGTGGATCCGGCACCACCGGCTGCCGAGCCTCTGCGTGGCCACCAAGGCGGACAAGATCGGGCGGACGGCCTGGCCCCGGCACCGGCAGGTCATCGCTCGGGAGCTGGGGCTGGACGGCGACGGGGAGCCGCTGGTTCTGTTCTCTGCCGAGACCGGACTGGGGCGCGACGACGTCTGGCGTTGGATCCGCGAGCACGTACAAGACTGGACATTTGACATGTAA
- the lonB gene encoding ATP-dependent protease LonB encodes MALGGIFAIIHVLFAVVIGVYFWNLLRSQQGNRLAVERESRRELDKLRRMRAVRLTEPLSERTRPASFDEIVGQEEGIRALRAALCGPNPQHVIIYGPPGVGKTAAARLVLEEAKRNPASPFGPDAAFVEIDATTARFDERGIADPLIGSVHDPIYQGAGPLGLAGIPQPKPGAVTRAHGGILFLDEIGELHPVQMNKLLKVLEDRKVFLESAYFSPDDPNIPSHIKDIFQNGLPADFRLVGATTRLPHEIPAALRSRCMEIFFRPLLPEEVAQVARRAAEKVGLVLEPDAEEVIKRYAASGREAVNIVQLAAGVLAGTGRRSIPRSEVEWVINSGQLQPRPDRRIPSKPQVGSVNGLAVSGPNVGHLLELEVDVRRARAAGQGVVIVTGVVDEEEMGGPGRTMRRKSMAKGSVENVLTVLKQYLDEDPRDYDIHVNFPGGVPVDGPSAGVAIAVAVYSAFTGRPVDNRTAMTGEVSIRGLVKPVGGVVAKVEAARQAGCTRVIIPQENWQECFARLSGIRVVPVERLDEVFAVAFDLQRERAAEPAPVETLPVEEPRPVPVFEVPLPRPAVSLTGTER; translated from the coding sequence CGCCGTCGAGCGCGAGTCGCGCCGGGAACTGGACAAGCTGCGGCGCATGCGGGCGGTCCGGCTGACGGAGCCGCTGTCCGAGCGCACCCGGCCCGCCAGCTTCGACGAGATCGTCGGGCAGGAGGAGGGCATCCGGGCGCTCAGGGCGGCGTTGTGCGGGCCCAATCCGCAGCACGTGATCATCTACGGGCCGCCGGGCGTAGGGAAGACGGCGGCGGCCCGCCTGGTCCTGGAGGAGGCCAAGCGGAACCCGGCCTCCCCGTTCGGCCCCGACGCCGCGTTCGTGGAGATCGACGCCACTACCGCCCGTTTTGACGAACGCGGCATCGCGGACCCGCTGATCGGATCGGTCCACGACCCCATCTACCAGGGGGCGGGGCCGCTGGGGCTGGCGGGCATCCCGCAGCCCAAGCCCGGCGCGGTGACCCGGGCGCACGGCGGCATCCTCTTCCTGGACGAGATCGGCGAACTCCATCCCGTGCAGATGAACAAGCTGCTGAAGGTGCTGGAGGACCGCAAGGTCTTCCTGGAGTCGGCATACTTCAGCCCGGATGATCCCAACATCCCCTCCCATATTAAGGATATTTTCCAGAACGGGCTGCCGGCGGACTTCCGGCTGGTGGGCGCCACGACCCGCCTGCCCCACGAGATCCCCGCCGCCCTCCGCTCCCGCTGCATGGAGATCTTCTTCCGCCCGCTGCTGCCGGAGGAGGTGGCCCAAGTCGCGCGGCGGGCGGCCGAGAAGGTGGGGCTCGTCCTGGAGCCGGACGCGGAGGAGGTCATCAAGCGCTACGCCGCCTCCGGCCGGGAGGCCGTCAACATCGTGCAGCTCGCGGCAGGGGTCCTCGCCGGCACCGGCCGGCGGTCCATCCCCCGCTCCGAGGTGGAGTGGGTGATCAACTCGGGCCAGCTTCAGCCCCGGCCGGACCGGCGGATCCCCAGCAAGCCCCAGGTGGGCTCCGTCAACGGTCTGGCGGTCAGCGGCCCCAACGTCGGCCACCTGCTGGAGCTGGAGGTGGACGTGCGCCGCGCCCGGGCCGCCGGACAGGGGGTAGTCATCGTCACCGGCGTGGTGGACGAGGAGGAGATGGGCGGGCCGGGCCGGACGATGCGGCGCAAGTCCATGGCCAAGGGCTCGGTGGAGAACGTCCTGACGGTGTTGAAGCAGTACCTGGACGAGGACCCGCGCGATTACGACATCCACGTCAACTTCCCCGGCGGCGTGCCCGTCGACGGCCCCAGCGCCGGCGTGGCGATCGCCGTGGCGGTGTACAGCGCCTTCACGGGCCGGCCGGTGGACAACCGCACTGCCATGACCGGCGAGGTCTCCATCCGGGGGCTGGTCAAGCCGGTGGGCGGCGTCGTGGCCAAGGTCGAGGCGGCGCGGCAGGCCGGCTGCACGCGGGTGATCATCCCCCAGGAGAACTGGCAGGAATGCTTCGCGCGCCTGTCCGGCATCCGGGTCGTGCCGGTGGAGCGGCTGGACGAGGTCTTCGCCGTGGCGTTTGACCTGCAGCGTGAGCGAGCCGCCGAACCGGCTCCCGTCGAGACCCTTCCGGTGGAGGAGCCGCGGCCCGTGCCGGTATTTGAGGTGCCACTGCCCCGGCCGGCCGTGTCGCTCACCGGAACCGAGCGCTGA
- the lon gene encoding endopeptidase La, which yields MADKRTEQLLNLPLLPLKGQIVFPTMIVPLEVGREKSMRAVEAAMNEGRRMVLAMQKDAKNEMPTPDDIYLVGTIVEIKQVVKVPGGTLKVVFEGVARARIDHYVSEEPYMRAAVAQVPEPTTRSAEAEALMRMVISQYERYVKSAKKVPPESLVTAVQVEEPGRLADTIAAYMTNLDMKDKQAVLEAFDVVERLERISDILSREMEVLDLERKINVRVRKQMEKTQREYYLREQIKAIQKELGERDDRGTEAEQFREKIEKLGMPDEVKEKALREVDRFEKMPPMAAEAVVVRNYLEWLTSLPWSTFTEDQDDLKRAEEILESEHYGLKKPKDRILEYLAVRKLVKKMKGPILCLAGPPGVGKTSLAKSVAHALGRKFVRISLGGVRDEAEIRGHRRTYVGALPGRIIQGMRQAGSRNPVFLLDEIDKMSSDFRGDPASALLEVLDPEQNHSFSDHYIEVPFDLSDVLFITTANVVWNIPRPLLDRMELITISGYTEDEKVEIAKRHLLPKQRKDHGLSEENLEVSENVIRTIVREYTREAGVRNLERQLAALCRKAAREIATHDGVQTVRVTTQNLHTFLGAPRYQWGKKLKEDQVGVATGMVYTETGGDILPIEVSLMKGKGSLILTGKLGEVMKESAQAGLSYIRSRARDLGLEEDFHAKHDIHIHVPEGAVPKEGPSAGIAMATAVVSALTNRPVRADLAMTGEITLRGRVLPIGGVKEKLLGAHRAGITHIILPRENEKDLEEIPGNVRKKLHVHLVDHMDEVLRLALLEPREGDEQILPPPEAIDVEGTQPTSPVV from the coding sequence GTGGCCGACAAGCGCACAGAGCAGTTGCTGAACCTGCCCTTGCTCCCCCTGAAGGGCCAGATCGTCTTCCCTACCATGATCGTTCCGCTTGAGGTGGGCCGGGAGAAGTCCATGCGGGCGGTGGAGGCCGCGATGAACGAAGGCCGGCGCATGGTCCTCGCCATGCAGAAGGATGCCAAGAACGAGATGCCCACGCCCGACGACATCTACCTGGTGGGTACGATTGTCGAGATCAAGCAGGTGGTCAAGGTCCCGGGAGGCACGCTCAAGGTCGTCTTCGAGGGCGTAGCCCGTGCCCGCATCGACCACTACGTCTCCGAGGAACCGTATATGCGGGCAGCCGTGGCCCAGGTGCCCGAGCCGACCACTCGGAGCGCCGAGGCCGAGGCGCTCATGCGGATGGTCATCAGCCAGTACGAGCGGTACGTCAAGTCGGCCAAGAAGGTGCCGCCGGAGTCGCTGGTCACCGCGGTCCAGGTGGAGGAGCCGGGGCGCCTGGCCGACACGATCGCGGCCTATATGACCAACCTGGACATGAAGGACAAGCAGGCGGTGCTCGAGGCCTTCGACGTGGTGGAGCGGCTGGAGCGGATCTCCGACATCCTCAGCCGCGAGATGGAGGTCCTGGATCTGGAGCGCAAGATCAACGTGCGCGTCCGCAAGCAGATGGAGAAGACGCAGCGGGAGTACTACCTGCGCGAGCAGATCAAGGCCATCCAGAAGGAGCTGGGCGAGCGGGACGACCGGGGCACCGAGGCCGAACAGTTCCGCGAGAAGATCGAGAAGCTGGGCATGCCGGACGAGGTCAAGGAAAAGGCCCTGCGCGAGGTGGACCGCTTCGAGAAGATGCCGCCCATGGCCGCCGAGGCCGTCGTCGTGCGCAACTACCTGGAGTGGCTCACCAGCCTGCCCTGGTCCACCTTCACCGAGGACCAGGACGACCTGAAGCGGGCCGAGGAGATCCTGGAGAGCGAGCACTACGGGCTGAAGAAGCCCAAGGACCGCATCCTGGAGTACCTTGCGGTGCGCAAGCTGGTCAAGAAGATGAAGGGGCCCATCCTCTGCCTGGCCGGTCCGCCCGGTGTGGGCAAGACCTCGCTGGCCAAGAGCGTCGCGCACGCGCTGGGCCGCAAGTTCGTGCGCATTTCGCTGGGCGGTGTGCGGGATGAGGCGGAGATCCGCGGGCACCGGCGCACCTACGTGGGCGCACTGCCCGGCCGCATCATCCAGGGAATGCGGCAGGCGGGCAGCCGGAACCCCGTCTTCCTCCTGGACGAGATCGACAAGATGTCGTCCGACTTCCGGGGTGACCCGGCGTCGGCGCTGCTGGAGGTGCTCGACCCCGAGCAGAACCACAGCTTCTCGGACCACTACATCGAGGTGCCCTTCGACCTGTCCGATGTGCTCTTCATCACCACGGCCAACGTGGTCTGGAACATCCCGCGCCCCCTGCTCGACCGCATGGAGCTGATCACCATCTCGGGTTACACCGAGGACGAGAAGGTGGAGATCGCCAAGCGGCACCTGCTGCCCAAGCAGCGGAAAGACCACGGCCTGAGCGAGGAGAACCTGGAGGTCTCGGAGAACGTCATCCGCACCATCGTGCGGGAGTACACCCGGGAGGCTGGGGTGCGAAACCTGGAGCGGCAGCTGGCGGCCCTCTGCCGGAAGGCCGCCCGGGAGATCGCCACCCACGACGGCGTGCAGACGGTGCGGGTGACCACGCAGAACCTCCACACCTTCCTGGGCGCCCCGCGTTACCAGTGGGGCAAGAAGTTGAAGGAGGACCAGGTCGGCGTGGCCACCGGCATGGTCTACACCGAAACCGGCGGCGACATCCTGCCCATCGAGGTCTCCCTGATGAAGGGCAAGGGCAGCCTGATCCTCACGGGCAAGCTGGGCGAGGTGATGAAGGAGTCGGCCCAGGCCGGGCTCTCCTACATCCGTTCCCGCGCCCGGGACCTGGGGCTGGAGGAGGACTTCCACGCCAAGCACGACATCCACATCCACGTGCCCGAGGGCGCCGTGCCCAAGGAGGGGCCTTCCGCCGGGATCGCGATGGCCACGGCCGTGGTCTCGGCGCTGACCAACCGGCCCGTCCGGGCGGACCTGGCGATGACCGGCGAGATCACCCTGCGGGGCCGGGTTCTGCCGATCGGCGGGGTGAAGGAGAAGCTGCTCGGCGCCCACCGGGCGGGCATCACGCACATCATCCTGCCCCGCGAGAACGAGAAGGACCTGGAGGAGATCCCGGGCAACGTGCGCAAGAAGCTGCACGTGCATCTGGTCGACCACATGGACGAGGTGCTCCGGCTCGCCCTCCTGGAGCCCAGGGAAGGCGACGAGCAGATCCTGCCGCCGCCCGAGGCCATCGACGTGGAGGGGACGCAACCCACCAGTCCCGTGGTATAG